In one Corallococcus sp. EGB genomic region, the following are encoded:
- a CDS encoding non-ribosomal peptide synthetase/type I polyketide synthase: MNPISADLPLDIATRFEAHARDAPGAVALHFEGGVLRYDALNRHANRLARRLRACGVVLDQPVGILADRTPEMLVGLLGILKAGGAYLPLDPSHPPERLAAMMEDAGVRVLVGRREAVQGLRFQGHIVEPPAREEPPEALDAVNVKGGAGPDSLAYVLYTSGSTGRPKGVCIPHRGVARLVLDAGFMGFRRQDRVLQAASLAFDASTLEIWGALLNGATLCLVSRETLLSPPLLAEKLRRDAISVAVLSTSLFHQLASAIPDAFGGLRVLMVGGDVLDPKWVARVMAHGKPQRLLNSYGPTECTTSATAYELHVPPAPGTSIPIGGPLAKLQLYVLDDEGTPLPVGEVGELYLGGEGLARGYLNRPGLTGERFLPDPFGGVPGARMYRTGDRVRWREDGNLEFLGRADHQVKIRGARVELAEIENVLRAHPHVADAVVRVHEVSSGDKRLVAYVSRRGEAALTDAELRAYLGSKLPDFMHPHAVMVMDRMPLNSSGKVDRSRLPAPRFGSEAGEVPRTPLEEEIARVWSDVLGTRHAGTQDRFMESGGDSLLAIRFIERLEQSLSVRLPVRTLFDSPSIAELARWVEAARRTDRSRVLPPIVPVDRTQPLPLSDSQRQLWLLEQMAPRRAVYNEPFTLYLPGDLQPDALERAFRSLIARHEVLRTTFGATPEGPFQRVQPDMPFHLRRVDLRSVSGSMRSAKALQLATQEAREPFDLEHGPLLRATWMRLSATESRLALVMHHLIVDGFTMEAFLQELHRFYLAEEPSLPPLPLQYGDAAVWQQGRSYREAIAPELDWWKQTLAGAPHLELPTQHVRPPVPSFRGAKHVVRIPGDLLEAVKALGRGEDATLFMTMLAAFFALLHRYSGAEDLVVGGAFSGRGREESRTITGHFVNLLPLRLRFTEGLTVWGLVARVRQVCLEALEHQEAPLLRIVEAVNPLRIPGANPLFQVSCTLEPRIAVPESDWRVEPHDVDTGTSKLDLSIELDERPDGMSVRWEYALDLFEPWMIHQLGQHFVTLLREAAHDPDRLVATLPLLSEAEQTQVLAWAHGPMEDVPHADCLHHPFEAQVKRTPDAPALVFQGRALSYRALNVEANRLAHHLVARGIGPGDFVGVCVERSFELIIALLATLKAGAAYVPLDPAYPRARREFTARDAKLKLILAQAATFALVDGVDVPVVALEQVRGGSEDNPRVHVTGDDLAYVIYTSGSTGQPKGVCIRHRSAVHLSQTVVSRFGFAPGQRVAQCARFGFDFSVAEIFPTLSSGATLYLLRQSDIAAGEELADFLQTQRIHTAMFTPSALGSMTWRALPDLKTLAIGGEELPARLVDTWAPGRRFIQVYGPTEATVFTTAGDCVAGEGPYPIGTPLPGYEVYLLDETLTPVPVGVRGALYIGGEGLAHGYLNRPELSAERFIPHPFSAEPGARLYKSGDIGSHRPDGGIDFHGRSDRQLKLRGFRIEPGEIEAVLRKHPDVRDAVVEPRLLAGERHLVGYVIPRDAAGAARLQTPAFKDALAEALPPHMVPRELVLVEAFPLGPTGKLDRDALPMPSVRTATAPVSTEREEALERIWCRILGVERIGRQEGFFDAGGNSLLLARVQSALALELGIRVSMATLFQFPTLESLARHLDADASAPPETPEPTPRPVRSSEPIAIIGTAGRFPGAPSVDALWTLLVEGREGLSRFSREALLAAGEDPQLLENPSYVRASGLLEDVESFDAAFFGYSPLDARLMDPQLRLFLECAWEALEAAGYDPKRLPGKAGLFAGSGVPRYWLDQVLPRFRSLSVASDAYRSILGNPWQFLATATAYQLGLRGPALTVQTACSTSLVAVHLACQSLRAGESDVALAGGISLFASGPSGYLHEAGGITSPDGHCRPFDAKGQGTVPSSGVGIVVLKRLEDALRDGDTIHAVIRGSAINNDGNAKVGFTAPGVEGQRDVIVRAHADAGVAPNDITYVEAHGTATPLGDPLEVQALRLAFGAREASAPAVVLGALKSNVGHLDSAAGVAGLIKTTLALEHRFLPGTVHFEQPHPEAGLERSPFVVSREGRPWSVPEGFSRVAGVSAFGIGGTNAHVVLEEAHLTPPAAVSPAVEVLVLSARSGAALEAASRRLADHLERHPEQPLADVAYTLQEGRTAFGHRRAMACETSTEAIAKLRRSSSAQVVASPPPEVCFLFPGTGTQEPGMGATWYRRAPAYREAFDACAALFGSEVEFELRAALLTNARGPRSEEALRMPSLGMAAIFTTEYALARLLGAWGIHPTSLLGHSLGEYAAACLSGVLSLEQAVSLVALRGRLCDALPPSGMLAVPLSEGVLTQELPPGLSLAAVNGPVQCVVSGTLEALEDFAARLQEKGVRAKRLPNAVGFHSALVEPVMQPLTDLARSMRPKTPTIPLVSNVTGTWLTADDARDPSYWARHLRHVVRFSSGLELQMEDRERIFVEVGPGRTLSTLALLNPRAGRERLVLPTLGVPEGRRHPPESDEQALLHAVGQLWSAGLPVDWSAVRGSGPRRRVVLPTYPFERKRYTLAEKTPRRPTPEVTHAARPLRHEEVWASMEALWKELLGVDTLTPDSHFFELGGTSLLVVQLNRELKSRLEVTLSLHAVLEHPTLGAWVRAVQDELERTGRPLLKESPLRMELQAGRHGRARLFLVQPIGGTVYTYLPLAKQLGADTPVHAFRAYGLEPGEAPYRDVPTMARAYVDELLAFQPRGPYWLGGHSSGGVIAYEMAAKLLERGHSVAGVFQIDTVTVDDSRRLGIRSMGDVLQLIRAFQEISPRAAEGLRTAMEDDTRLRDVVLATNEAIAAYAPGRHAVPLVYLRATERDAVLDSHAEEGWRALTTASFQAHDVRGNHFTIMEEPQVTAVARIIRDKLTSGSEGDDERGAG, encoded by the coding sequence ATGAATCCCATCTCCGCCGACCTGCCGCTGGACATCGCCACGCGCTTCGAAGCGCACGCACGCGATGCGCCCGGGGCCGTGGCGCTCCATTTCGAAGGCGGCGTGCTCCGCTATGACGCGCTCAACCGGCACGCGAACCGGCTGGCGCGACGGCTCCGGGCGTGTGGGGTCGTCCTCGACCAGCCCGTGGGCATCCTCGCGGACCGCACACCGGAAATGCTGGTGGGGTTGCTGGGCATCCTGAAGGCAGGGGGCGCCTATCTCCCGCTGGATCCAAGCCATCCTCCAGAGCGGCTCGCCGCGATGATGGAGGACGCCGGGGTGCGGGTCCTCGTCGGACGGCGTGAGGCGGTCCAGGGGCTGCGCTTCCAGGGACACATCGTCGAGCCTCCCGCCCGGGAGGAACCGCCCGAAGCGCTCGATGCCGTGAACGTGAAGGGCGGGGCGGGGCCGGACTCGCTGGCCTATGTGCTCTACACGTCGGGCTCCACGGGGAGGCCCAAGGGCGTGTGCATCCCGCACCGGGGCGTGGCGCGGCTGGTGCTGGACGCGGGCTTCATGGGCTTCCGGCGCCAGGACCGCGTCCTCCAGGCCGCGTCCCTTGCCTTCGACGCGTCGACGCTGGAGATCTGGGGAGCGCTCCTCAACGGCGCGACGCTGTGCCTGGTTTCAAGGGAGACGCTGCTGTCGCCTCCGCTCCTCGCGGAGAAGCTCCGGCGGGACGCCATCTCCGTCGCGGTGCTGAGCACGTCGTTGTTCCATCAGCTCGCCTCGGCCATTCCGGACGCGTTCGGAGGGCTTCGCGTCCTGATGGTGGGCGGTGACGTGCTGGACCCCAAGTGGGTGGCGCGAGTCATGGCGCACGGGAAGCCCCAGCGGCTGCTCAACAGCTACGGACCCACCGAGTGCACCACCTCCGCGACGGCGTATGAGCTCCACGTCCCTCCGGCTCCGGGCACGTCCATTCCCATCGGCGGACCGCTGGCGAAGCTCCAGCTGTATGTCCTGGATGACGAGGGGACGCCGTTGCCCGTGGGCGAAGTCGGGGAGCTGTACCTGGGCGGAGAAGGGCTCGCGCGGGGCTACCTGAACCGGCCGGGGCTCACCGGCGAGCGGTTCCTCCCGGATCCGTTCGGTGGCGTCCCTGGCGCGCGGATGTACCGGACGGGAGACCGGGTGCGGTGGCGGGAGGACGGCAACCTGGAGTTCCTGGGGCGGGCGGACCACCAGGTGAAGATCCGGGGCGCTCGGGTCGAACTGGCGGAGATCGAAAACGTCCTGCGCGCCCACCCGCACGTCGCTGACGCAGTGGTCCGCGTGCATGAGGTGTCTTCGGGAGACAAGCGGCTCGTCGCGTATGTCTCCCGGCGTGGGGAGGCGGCGCTGACGGACGCGGAGCTGCGTGCGTATCTGGGCTCGAAGCTGCCGGACTTCATGCACCCCCATGCGGTCATGGTGATGGACCGGATGCCGCTCAACTCGAGTGGCAAGGTGGACCGCTCGCGGCTCCCTGCGCCGCGCTTCGGTTCGGAAGCGGGTGAGGTGCCGCGTACGCCCTTGGAGGAGGAGATCGCGCGCGTCTGGTCGGACGTCCTGGGAACGCGGCACGCGGGAACCCAGGATCGCTTCATGGAGTCGGGTGGGGATTCACTGCTCGCCATCCGCTTCATTGAGCGGCTGGAGCAGTCGCTGTCGGTCCGCCTCCCCGTGCGGACGCTCTTCGACAGTCCGAGCATCGCGGAGCTGGCGCGGTGGGTGGAAGCGGCACGGAGAACGGACCGGAGCCGCGTCCTGCCCCCCATCGTCCCGGTGGACCGGACGCAGCCCCTGCCCCTGTCTGATTCCCAGCGGCAGTTGTGGCTCCTGGAGCAGATGGCGCCCCGGCGCGCCGTCTACAATGAGCCCTTCACGCTGTACCTGCCCGGTGACCTCCAGCCCGACGCGCTGGAGCGAGCGTTCCGTTCGCTCATCGCCCGGCATGAAGTGCTGCGCACGACCTTCGGCGCCACGCCCGAAGGCCCCTTCCAACGCGTGCAGCCGGACATGCCGTTCCACCTGCGGCGCGTGGACCTGCGCTCCGTTTCCGGGAGCATGAGGAGCGCGAAGGCGTTGCAGTTGGCCACCCAGGAGGCACGTGAGCCCTTCGACCTGGAGCACGGGCCTCTGCTGCGGGCGACGTGGATGCGCTTGAGCGCGACGGAGAGCCGCCTCGCGCTGGTGATGCACCACCTCATCGTGGATGGCTTCACGATGGAGGCGTTCCTCCAGGAGCTGCACCGGTTCTATCTGGCGGAGGAACCCTCACTGCCACCGCTGCCGCTCCAGTACGGCGACGCCGCTGTCTGGCAACAGGGGCGTTCCTACCGGGAAGCCATCGCGCCGGAGCTCGACTGGTGGAAGCAGACGCTCGCGGGGGCTCCACACCTGGAGTTGCCCACGCAGCATGTCCGCCCTCCAGTCCCGAGCTTCCGAGGGGCCAAGCACGTTGTGCGGATCCCCGGTGACCTCCTGGAGGCGGTGAAGGCGCTGGGGCGCGGTGAGGACGCCACGCTCTTCATGACGATGCTGGCGGCGTTCTTCGCGCTGCTGCACCGCTACTCGGGAGCGGAGGACCTCGTCGTCGGAGGTGCCTTCTCCGGACGCGGCCGCGAGGAATCACGAACCATCACCGGGCACTTCGTGAACCTGCTGCCGCTGCGGCTGCGCTTCACCGAAGGGCTGACCGTGTGGGGCCTCGTGGCACGAGTGCGCCAGGTCTGCCTGGAGGCGCTCGAACATCAGGAAGCGCCGCTCCTGCGCATCGTGGAAGCGGTGAACCCGTTGCGCATCCCCGGCGCCAACCCGTTGTTCCAGGTGTCCTGCACGTTGGAGCCGCGCATCGCGGTGCCGGAGTCGGATTGGCGCGTGGAGCCCCATGACGTCGACACCGGGACATCGAAGCTCGACCTCTCCATCGAACTGGATGAACGGCCCGATGGCATGTCCGTGCGGTGGGAGTACGCGCTCGACCTCTTCGAGCCATGGATGATCCACCAGCTGGGCCAGCACTTCGTGACGCTGCTGCGCGAGGCCGCGCACGACCCGGACCGGCTGGTCGCGACGCTGCCGCTCCTCTCGGAGGCGGAGCAGACGCAGGTGCTCGCCTGGGCGCACGGACCCATGGAAGACGTGCCGCACGCGGACTGTCTGCACCATCCGTTCGAAGCGCAGGTGAAGCGCACCCCGGATGCGCCGGCCCTCGTCTTCCAGGGGCGGGCCTTGAGCTACCGGGCGCTGAACGTGGAGGCGAACCGGCTGGCCCATCACCTCGTGGCCCGGGGCATCGGGCCGGGTGACTTCGTGGGTGTGTGTGTCGAGCGCTCCTTCGAATTGATCATCGCCCTGCTGGCGACGCTGAAGGCGGGCGCGGCCTACGTGCCGCTGGATCCCGCGTATCCCAGGGCGCGGCGGGAGTTCACGGCGCGGGATGCGAAGCTCAAGCTCATTCTCGCGCAGGCGGCGACGTTCGCGCTCGTGGACGGTGTGGACGTCCCGGTGGTCGCGCTGGAGCAGGTGCGCGGCGGCTCAGAGGACAATCCCCGAGTCCACGTCACCGGGGATGACCTCGCGTATGTCATCTACACGTCCGGTTCGACGGGACAGCCCAAGGGCGTGTGCATCCGGCACCGGAGCGCGGTGCACCTGTCCCAGACCGTGGTCTCGCGGTTCGGCTTCGCGCCGGGCCAGCGCGTGGCGCAGTGTGCCCGGTTCGGCTTCGACTTCTCCGTCGCGGAGATCTTCCCGACGCTCTCCTCCGGCGCCACGCTGTACCTGCTGAGGCAGTCGGACATTGCCGCCGGTGAGGAGCTGGCGGACTTCCTGCAGACCCAGCGCATCCACACCGCGATGTTCACGCCGTCGGCGTTGGGCTCCATGACGTGGCGGGCGCTTCCGGACCTGAAGACGCTCGCGATTGGTGGTGAGGAGCTGCCCGCGCGACTCGTGGACACGTGGGCTCCTGGACGTCGCTTCATCCAGGTCTATGGCCCCACTGAAGCCACGGTCTTCACGACGGCGGGGGACTGCGTGGCTGGAGAGGGCCCATACCCTATCGGCACGCCCCTCCCCGGTTACGAGGTCTACCTCCTGGATGAAACCCTGACGCCCGTCCCCGTGGGCGTGCGAGGCGCGCTCTACATCGGGGGCGAGGGGCTGGCGCACGGCTACCTGAACCGCCCGGAGCTCAGCGCGGAGCGGTTCATCCCCCATCCCTTCAGCGCGGAGCCGGGAGCGCGCCTCTACAAGAGCGGCGACATCGGCAGCCACCGCCCGGACGGCGGCATCGACTTCCATGGGCGGTCGGATCGCCAGCTCAAGCTGCGAGGCTTCCGCATCGAGCCAGGTGAAATCGAGGCCGTGCTGCGCAAACACCCCGATGTCCGGGACGCCGTGGTGGAGCCCCGGCTGCTCGCGGGAGAGCGGCACCTCGTGGGCTACGTGATTCCACGGGATGCCGCCGGGGCGGCGCGGCTCCAGACGCCCGCGTTCAAGGACGCGCTGGCTGAGGCGCTTCCCCCGCACATGGTGCCCCGCGAACTGGTGCTGGTGGAGGCGTTCCCGCTGGGGCCCACGGGGAAGCTCGACCGCGATGCGCTGCCGATGCCTTCGGTCAGGACCGCGACCGCTCCTGTCTCCACGGAGCGCGAGGAGGCGCTGGAGCGCATCTGGTGCCGGATTCTCGGCGTGGAACGCATCGGCAGGCAGGAGGGCTTCTTCGACGCGGGCGGGAACTCGCTGCTGCTCGCGCGGGTCCAGTCCGCGCTGGCCCTGGAGCTGGGCATCCGCGTGAGCATGGCCACGCTGTTCCAGTTCCCGACGCTCGAATCCCTGGCGAGGCACCTGGACGCGGACGCCAGCGCGCCACCGGAGACGCCGGAGCCCACTCCTCGTCCCGTGCGGTCCTCGGAGCCCATCGCCATCATCGGCACGGCCGGCCGGTTCCCGGGGGCTCCCAGCGTCGATGCGCTGTGGACGCTGCTGGTGGAGGGCCGCGAGGGCCTGTCCCGCTTCAGCCGCGAGGCGTTGCTCGCCGCGGGCGAGGATCCCCAGCTCCTGGAGAATCCCTCCTATGTCCGCGCCTCGGGACTGCTGGAGGACGTCGAGTCCTTCGACGCCGCCTTCTTCGGCTACAGCCCGCTGGACGCGCGGCTGATGGATCCGCAGCTCCGCCTGTTCCTGGAGTGTGCCTGGGAGGCGCTCGAGGCGGCGGGCTACGACCCGAAGCGGTTGCCCGGCAAGGCGGGGCTGTTCGCGGGCTCGGGAGTGCCTCGCTACTGGTTGGATCAGGTGCTGCCGCGCTTCCGGTCGCTGTCCGTGGCCTCGGATGCGTACCGGTCCATCCTGGGCAATCCGTGGCAGTTCCTCGCCACGGCGACGGCGTATCAACTGGGCCTGCGTGGTCCCGCCCTCACGGTGCAGACGGCCTGCTCCACGTCCCTGGTGGCCGTGCACCTGGCCTGCCAGAGCCTGCGGGCCGGTGAGTCCGACGTGGCGCTGGCGGGGGGCATCTCGCTCTTCGCGTCGGGCCCCTCCGGCTATCTCCACGAGGCCGGCGGCATCACGTCTCCGGACGGACACTGCCGTCCCTTCGACGCGAAGGGGCAGGGGACGGTGCCCTCCAGCGGCGTGGGCATCGTGGTGCTCAAGCGCCTGGAAGACGCGCTGCGGGATGGAGACACCATCCATGCCGTCATCCGGGGCTCGGCCATCAACAACGATGGAAACGCCAAGGTCGGCTTCACCGCGCCGGGCGTGGAGGGACAGCGCGACGTCATCGTGCGAGCCCACGCCGACGCGGGCGTGGCCCCGAATGACATCACCTACGTCGAAGCGCACGGCACCGCGACGCCGCTGGGGGATCCGCTGGAGGTCCAGGCGCTGCGGCTCGCCTTCGGAGCGCGTGAGGCCTCCGCGCCCGCCGTTGTCCTGGGCGCGCTCAAGAGCAACGTGGGGCATCTGGACTCGGCGGCCGGGGTTGCGGGGTTGATCAAGACGACGCTGGCGCTGGAGCACCGCTTCCTCCCGGGCACCGTCCACTTCGAGCAGCCCCATCCGGAAGCAGGCCTGGAGCGCTCGCCGTTCGTCGTGAGCCGGGAGGGACGGCCCTGGTCCGTGCCCGAAGGCTTCTCGCGCGTCGCGGGAGTCAGCGCGTTTGGCATTGGGGGGACCAACGCGCACGTCGTCCTGGAAGAGGCGCATCTCACGCCCCCCGCCGCCGTGAGCCCTGCGGTGGAGGTGCTGGTGCTCTCCGCGCGCAGCGGGGCGGCATTGGAGGCGGCGTCGCGGCGGCTCGCGGATCATCTGGAGCGGCATCCCGAGCAGCCGCTGGCGGACGTCGCGTACACACTGCAAGAGGGACGGACCGCGTTCGGCCACCGGCGCGCCATGGCTTGCGAGACATCGACGGAGGCCATCGCGAAGCTCCGGCGGAGCAGCTCCGCGCAGGTCGTCGCATCGCCCCCTCCTGAAGTGTGCTTCCTGTTCCCGGGGACGGGCACGCAGGAGCCGGGCATGGGCGCGACGTGGTACCGGCGCGCTCCGGCGTATCGCGAAGCCTTCGATGCGTGCGCCGCGCTCTTCGGCTCGGAAGTGGAGTTCGAGCTTCGCGCCGCGCTGCTCACGAATGCGCGCGGGCCGCGGTCAGAGGAGGCGCTGCGGATGCCCTCCCTGGGCATGGCCGCCATCTTCACGACGGAGTACGCGCTGGCGCGGCTCCTGGGCGCCTGGGGCATCCACCCGACGAGCCTCCTGGGTCACAGCCTGGGCGAGTACGCCGCGGCCTGTCTCTCCGGCGTCCTGTCGCTGGAGCAGGCCGTGTCCCTGGTCGCGCTGCGCGGCCGTCTCTGCGATGCCCTGCCTCCGTCCGGCATGCTGGCCGTGCCCCTGTCAGAGGGGGTGCTCACGCAGGAGCTGCCACCTGGATTGTCCCTGGCCGCGGTCAACGGGCCGGTTCAGTGCGTGGTGTCCGGGACGCTGGAGGCATTGGAGGACTTCGCGGCGCGGCTGCAAGAAAAGGGCGTCAGGGCGAAGCGGCTGCCGAACGCGGTCGGGTTCCACTCCGCGCTCGTGGAGCCCGTGATGCAACCGCTCACGGACCTGGCCCGGTCGATGCGGCCGAAGACCCCGACGATTCCCCTCGTCTCCAACGTCACGGGCACCTGGCTGACGGCGGACGATGCGCGCGATCCCTCGTATTGGGCCCGCCATCTGCGGCACGTGGTCCGGTTCTCCTCGGGTCTGGAGCTGCAGATGGAGGACCGTGAGCGGATCTTCGTGGAGGTGGGGCCGGGACGGACGCTCTCCACGCTGGCGCTGCTGAATCCCCGGGCGGGACGTGAGCGGCTCGTGCTGCCCACGCTCGGCGTGCCCGAGGGACGACGTCACCCGCCGGAGAGCGATGAACAAGCGCTGCTCCACGCCGTGGGACAGCTCTGGTCCGCGGGCCTCCCCGTGGACTGGAGCGCGGTGCGCGGGAGCGGTCCCCGCAGGCGGGTCGTGCTGCCGACGTATCCCTTCGAGCGCAAGCGCTACACGCTGGCGGAGAAGACGCCACGGCGCCCCACGCCCGAAGTCACGCATGCGGCCCGGCCGCTCCGCCACGAAGAGGTGTGGGCCTCCATGGAGGCGCTCTGGAAGGAGCTGCTCGGCGTGGACACGCTGACGCCGGACAGCCACTTCTTCGAACTGGGAGGCACCTCGCTCCTCGTCGTGCAGCTCAACCGCGAGCTCAAGTCGCGGCTGGAGGTCACCCTGTCGCTGCACGCGGTGCTGGAACACCCGACGCTGGGCGCGTGGGTGCGCGCGGTCCAGGATGAGCTGGAACGAACGGGGAGGCCGCTCCTCAAGGAGTCTCCGCTCCGCATGGAGCTCCAGGCGGGCCGGCATGGACGGGCGCGCCTCTTCCTGGTGCAGCCCATCGGGGGCACCGTCTACACGTACCTGCCGCTGGCGAAGCAGCTGGGCGCGGACACGCCTGTCCACGCGTTCCGTGCATATGGGCTGGAGCCCGGCGAGGCGCCCTATCGAGACGTGCCCACGATGGCGCGCGCCTACGTGGACGAACTGCTCGCCTTTCAGCCGCGGGGACCCTACTGGCTGGGTGGCCACTCCTCGGGTGGCGTCATCGCCTACGAGATGGCGGCGAAGCTGTTGGAGCGGGGCCACTCCGTGGCGGGCGTCTTCCAGATCGACACGGTGACGGTGGACGACTCGCGCAGGCTGGGCATCCGGAGCATGGGAGACGTGCTCCAGCTCATCCGTGCGTTCCAGGAGATCTCCCCCCGCGCGGCGGAGGGGCTGCGGACGGCGATGGAGGACGACACGCGGCTGCGCGACGTGGTGCTCGCGACCAACGAGGCCATCGCCGCGTATGCGCCAGGGCGTCATGCGGTGCCGCTCGTGTACCTCCGGGCCACGGAGCGGGACGCGGTGCTGGATTCGCACGCGGAGGAGGGGTGGAGGGCGCTGACGACCGCTTCGTTCCAGGCCCACGACGTGCGCGGCAACCACTTCACCATCATGGAGGAGCCCCAGGTGACGGCGGTGGCGCGCATCATCCGGGACAAGCTGACGTCGGGAAGCGAAGGGGACGACGAGCGCGGCGCGGGATGA
- a CDS encoding glycerophosphodiester phosphodiesterase family protein: MRTASSTRRPPRRVLAVLLAALTCGCTRAHLTTPPDDPTVRLMDALRAHARTHAPVCSPDVALLRPGGGIDLERLHAAGHPVVVWTVNDLPTMRALLQRGVDGIISDRPDLLAQAVRDFDANGDGTPGDLLDADGLIDPKRFDAQGHRGARNLRPENTLPAFEAALDHRMTTLELDTVLTADGVPVLSHDPDLSPAKCRHADGSPLTTPVPVATLTVAQLQSAYVCDRLLPHRPEQTNDHTCSPEAVAFAARTGLPDPYTVPTLRQLFAFAADQADAAHEARDPLRARNARRLRFNVELKRTSVKTDIAPAHGDAVARDIQEAGLVGRVDVQSFDLRAVRSVQERHPESRAVLLLETRPTEVDVKAAE, from the coding sequence ATGCGCACGGCATCGTCCACCCGGCGGCCTCCACGTCGCGTCCTCGCGGTGCTCCTGGCGGCCCTCACCTGCGGTTGCACGAGGGCCCACCTCACCACGCCACCGGATGATCCCACGGTGCGCCTCATGGATGCCTTGCGGGCGCACGCACGGACGCACGCTCCCGTGTGCTCGCCGGACGTGGCGTTGCTCCGGCCCGGAGGCGGCATCGACCTGGAGCGCCTCCACGCCGCCGGCCACCCCGTCGTCGTCTGGACCGTGAACGACCTGCCTACGATGCGGGCCCTGCTCCAGCGCGGCGTGGACGGCATCATCAGCGACCGGCCGGACCTCCTCGCCCAGGCGGTGCGCGACTTCGACGCCAACGGCGACGGCACTCCCGGCGACCTGCTGGACGCGGACGGCCTCATCGACCCGAAGCGCTTCGATGCGCAGGGCCACCGGGGCGCGCGCAACCTGCGGCCGGAGAACACGCTGCCCGCCTTCGAGGCCGCGCTCGACCACCGGATGACCACGCTGGAGCTGGACACCGTCCTCACCGCCGATGGCGTCCCCGTGCTCTCCCATGACCCGGACCTGTCCCCGGCGAAGTGCCGCCACGCGGATGGAAGCCCGCTGACCACCCCCGTCCCCGTCGCGACCCTCACCGTCGCGCAGCTCCAATCCGCCTACGTCTGCGACCGCCTCCTCCCGCATCGGCCGGAGCAGACGAACGACCACACCTGCTCGCCCGAGGCCGTCGCGTTCGCCGCGCGTACGGGCCTGCCGGACCCCTACACCGTCCCCACCCTGCGTCAGCTGTTCGCCTTCGCCGCGGACCAGGCGGACGCCGCCCATGAAGCCCGCGACCCGCTCCGCGCCCGGAACGCCCGCCGTCTCCGTTTCAATGTGGAACTCAAACGGACGTCCGTGAAGACAGACATCGCCCCGGCGCATGGTGATGCGGTGGCCCGGGACATCCAAGAGGCAGGGCTCGTCGGGAGGGTGGACGTGCAGTCCTTCGACCTGCGCGCCGTGCGCTCGGTGCAGGAGCGTCACCCTGAATCGCGCGCCGTCCTCCTCCTGGAGACCCGCCCCACCGAAGTGGATGTGAAGGCGGCCGAGTAA
- a CDS encoding MarR family winged helix-turn-helix transcriptional regulator has product MKLVPRYERLKQMAQRFPALDPSAIETCLTMLRLSNELTEAYEAHFARHGVSHGRFVVLVQLFAAEDAGETLRPADLAELASCTRATITGLLDTLEKDGLVSRVNHPEDRRMYSVHLTQKGRDFILGMMPDHYRRIAALMAPLSLEERDTLRALLAKVSSGIPALRDP; this is encoded by the coding sequence ATGAAGCTCGTGCCCCGGTACGAGCGGCTGAAGCAGATGGCCCAGCGGTTTCCCGCGCTCGACCCCAGCGCCATCGAGACGTGTCTGACGATGCTGCGGTTGTCCAATGAGCTGACGGAAGCCTACGAAGCGCACTTCGCCCGGCATGGCGTGTCACACGGGCGCTTCGTGGTGCTCGTGCAGCTCTTCGCCGCGGAGGACGCGGGCGAGACGCTGCGCCCCGCGGACCTCGCGGAGCTGGCGAGCTGCACCCGCGCGACCATCACGGGGCTCCTGGACACGCTGGAGAAGGACGGCCTCGTCTCCCGCGTGAACCACCCCGAGGACCGGCGCATGTACTCCGTGCACCTCACGCAGAAGGGCCGCGACTTCATCCTGGGCATGATGCCCGACCACTACCGCCGCATCGCCGCGCTCATGGCTCCCTTGAGCCTCGAGGAGCGGGACACCCTTCGCGCCCTGCTGGCCAAGGTGTCCTCCGGCATCCCCGCCCTGCGGGACCCCTGA